A genomic segment from Candidatus Leptovillus gracilis encodes:
- a CDS encoding sensor histidine kinase: protein MESHPLSAQEEHLAARRILAITEEELQRIILDVHDGPVQRLFAARSQLSALQNRRAHGESIAEADYDKVMGRVAQLLDGALAEIRAFLGTFRPPDFARRDFIEIIRDLLIYHEETTGCQVYFAGPDCLQTPLSLPVKIALYRICQEALSNAYRHSGANEQWVQIDETAVSITLSIWDEGRGFSPPPLTGPAATEREEHIGLRGMRDRVALVGGAFELDSSPQRGTRITVRAPIYE from the coding sequence ATGGAAAGTCACCCCCTGTCGGCCCAAGAAGAACATCTGGCGGCCCGCCGCATTCTGGCGATTACCGAAGAGGAATTGCAGCGCATTATCCTGGATGTTCATGATGGGCCGGTGCAGCGTCTGTTTGCCGCCCGTTCCCAACTAAGCGCTCTGCAAAATCGCCGCGCCCATGGCGAATCTATCGCCGAAGCCGATTACGACAAGGTGATGGGCCGCGTGGCGCAGTTGTTGGATGGCGCGCTGGCCGAAATTCGCGCTTTTTTGGGTACGTTCCGGCCGCCTGATTTTGCCCGCCGTGATTTTATCGAAATTATCCGTGACCTGTTGATTTATCACGAGGAGACGACCGGCTGCCAGGTTTATTTTGCCGGACCAGATTGCTTGCAAACGCCGCTCTCTTTGCCGGTGAAGATCGCCTTGTATCGCATTTGTCAGGAGGCGCTGTCTAACGCTTACCGGCATAGTGGGGCGAATGAACAGTGGGTGCAGATTGACGAAACGGCCGTGTCCATCACTCTCTCTATCTGGGATGAAGGGCGTGGGTTTTCGCCGCCGCCGCTCACTGGCCCGGCGGCCACCGAGCGCGAAGAGCATATTGGGCTGCGCGGTATGCGCGACCGTGTGGCTTTGGTGGGGGGCGCATTCGAGCTGGATAGTTCACCACAGCGGGGCACGCGCATCACCGTAAGGGCGCCAATCTATGAATAA
- a CDS encoding S8 family serine peptidase encodes MPLEPKLIVGRSDFQRLYVLLEDLYFIEFNLDVPEELIDSYLQENELEPYNPPGWAEQMPEERAAWYRPRRWVRANAGQNMDDLATDIVRRIAPVYMDEIQGQWSQAAPLPDVLLVETRPEDAAMVREALRQKYDLEEVEGMSHLLGEFLYFLLPKSVGAAYDILVEVAEAAGVTWVEFEWVMWQADAFEPRDALWAEQWNMVRVGAGGVGLTGWDLEIGSPNVTIAIIDSGCDLTHPDLAYTPENTHFNASQAANGVLGGPYDASPVRAHGTAVAGIAAALHNNLGVAGMAGGCSILPIYHGESSVGAAASMDWALAQGARVINMSNKFPPTASLHTAVQQANQAGILIVAAAGNNNVADVVFPAGFPETLAVGAMNQQDERRTLQSGSWLDWGSNWGTALDMMAPGESIPTTDLQANAGGFRLDFGRTSAAAPHATGLAALIFSRFPHLNGQQVREAISSTCEKIQPNLYVYNHNHIRPYGQWHDEVGYGLINVQQALDYAAGLP; translated from the coding sequence ATGCCTTTAGAACCCAAACTCATCGTCGGCCGATCCGATTTCCAGAGACTTTATGTCTTGCTGGAAGACCTGTACTTTATCGAGTTCAACCTGGACGTGCCCGAAGAACTGATTGACAGCTATTTGCAGGAAAACGAATTGGAACCGTACAACCCGCCTGGTTGGGCTGAGCAAATGCCAGAGGAAAGAGCAGCCTGGTATCGTCCACGTCGTTGGGTCAGGGCGAACGCCGGCCAGAATATGGATGATTTGGCGACGGACATTGTGCGCCGTATTGCGCCCGTATATATGGACGAGATACAGGGGCAGTGGTCGCAGGCAGCGCCTTTGCCGGACGTGTTATTGGTAGAGACAAGGCCGGAGGATGCGGCGATGGTTCGAGAAGCGCTGCGGCAAAAGTATGACCTGGAAGAAGTCGAGGGCATGAGTCATCTGTTGGGGGAGTTTTTGTATTTTCTTTTGCCCAAGAGTGTGGGCGCCGCCTATGACATTTTGGTGGAAGTGGCAGAAGCGGCTGGCGTGACCTGGGTTGAATTTGAGTGGGTGATGTGGCAAGCAGACGCCTTTGAACCTAGAGATGCGCTTTGGGCGGAACAGTGGAATATGGTGCGGGTGGGCGCCGGCGGCGTTGGCCTTACCGGTTGGGACCTGGAGATCGGCAGCCCAAACGTGACCATCGCCATCATAGATTCTGGCTGTGATCTGACCCATCCTGACCTGGCATATACGCCGGAAAATACGCATTTTAATGCCAGCCAGGCAGCCAATGGCGTTCTGGGTGGACCATATGATGCTTCGCCGGTCAGAGCGCATGGCACGGCCGTTGCCGGGATTGCCGCCGCCTTGCATAACAATCTGGGGGTTGCCGGGATGGCTGGCGGCTGCTCCATACTGCCCATTTATCACGGCGAGAGCAGCGTCGGCGCGGCGGCCAGCATGGATTGGGCGCTGGCTCAGGGCGCGCGCGTCATAAACATGAGCAACAAGTTTCCGCCGACCGCCAGTTTGCATACGGCCGTGCAGCAAGCAAACCAGGCTGGCATCCTCATTGTCGCGGCGGCCGGCAACAACAACGTCGCCGATGTCGTTTTCCCTGCCGGCTTCCCGGAAACCCTCGCCGTCGGCGCGATGAACCAGCAGGATGAGCGGCGAACTCTACAGAGCGGCAGTTGGTTGGATTGGGGCAGCAATTGGGGAACAGCGTTGGACATGATGGCCCCTGGCGAGTCCATCCCAACCACCGATTTACAGGCTAATGCGGGTGGTTTTCGTCTGGATTTTGGTAGAACATCCGCGGCTGCGCCTCACGCGACCGGGTTAGCTGCCCTGATTTTCTCCCGCTTTCCCCATTTGAACGGCCAGCAGGTGCGCGAAGCGATCAGCAGCACATGTGAAAAAATCCAACCCAATCTGTACGTGTATAACCATAACCACATCAGACCGTATGGACAATGGCACGACGAAGTAGGCTACGGCCTGATAAATGTTCAGCAAGCGCTGGACTATGCCGCGGGGCTGCCCTAG